Proteins from a single region of Pseudomonas quebecensis:
- a CDS encoding MFS transporter — protein sequence MQPESLTGQAPLVTPSRKRYFIMVLLFITVVINYLDRSNLSIAAPALTSDLGIDPVHVGLIFSAFGWTYAAMQIPGGWLVDRVPPRILYTVALLLWSIATVMLGFAASFIALFVLRMAVGALEAPAYPINSRVVTSWFPERERATAIGFYTSGQFVGLAFLTPVLAWLQHHYGWHMVFVVTGGVGILWAAIWYAVYREPRDFKGINQAEIDLIRDGGGLVDLSTQAAKTKAPFSWVDLGIVLSKRKLWGIYLGQFCLNSTLWFFLTWFPTYLVKYRGMDFIKSGMLASLPFLAAFVGVLCSGLFSDWLIRRGASVGFARKLPIISGLLISTAIIGANFVESTPLVIAFLAVAFFGNGLASITWSLVSTLAPARLLGLTGGVFNFIGNLAAITTPIVIGFLASGDSFAPAITYIAVLALLGALSYVLLVGKVERIEL from the coding sequence ATGCAACCTGAATCCTTGACCGGGCAGGCTCCTTTAGTCACGCCCAGCCGAAAGCGCTACTTCATCATGGTGCTGCTGTTTATCACCGTGGTGATCAATTACCTGGACCGCAGCAACCTGTCGATTGCGGCCCCCGCCCTGACCAGTGACCTGGGCATTGACCCGGTGCATGTCGGCCTGATTTTCTCGGCGTTCGGCTGGACCTACGCCGCCATGCAGATCCCCGGCGGCTGGCTGGTGGATCGGGTGCCGCCGCGCATCCTCTATACCGTGGCCCTGCTGCTGTGGTCCATTGCAACCGTCATGCTCGGCTTTGCCGCCAGCTTCATCGCCCTGTTTGTCCTGCGCATGGCGGTCGGTGCGCTGGAAGCGCCGGCCTACCCGATCAACAGTCGCGTGGTCACCAGCTGGTTTCCCGAGCGTGAACGCGCCACCGCGATCGGCTTCTACACCTCCGGTCAATTCGTCGGGCTGGCGTTTCTGACGCCGGTGCTGGCCTGGCTGCAGCACCACTATGGCTGGCACATGGTGTTTGTGGTCACCGGTGGCGTCGGCATCCTGTGGGCGGCGATCTGGTACGCGGTGTACCGCGAACCACGTGATTTCAAAGGCATCAACCAGGCCGAAATCGACCTGATCCGCGACGGCGGCGGGCTGGTGGACCTCAGCACCCAAGCGGCCAAGACCAAGGCGCCGTTCAGCTGGGTCGACCTGGGGATTGTCCTGAGCAAACGCAAATTGTGGGGGATTTACCTGGGGCAGTTCTGCCTGAACTCCACGCTGTGGTTCTTCCTGACCTGGTTCCCGACGTATCTGGTGAAGTACCGCGGCATGGACTTCATCAAGTCCGGCATGCTCGCGTCGCTGCCGTTTCTCGCGGCATTCGTCGGAGTCCTGTGTTCCGGGCTGTTTTCCGACTGGCTGATCCGTCGCGGCGCAAGCGTGGGCTTTGCGCGCAAGTTGCCGATCATCAGCGGGCTGCTGATCTCCACGGCGATCATCGGCGCCAACTTCGTCGAATCGACCCCGCTGGTCATCGCCTTCCTGGCTGTGGCGTTCTTCGGCAATGGGCTGGCTTCGATCACCTGGTCGCTGGTCTCCACCCTCGCCCCGGCGCGGTTGCTGGGCCTGACCGGTGGGGTGTTCAACTTCATCGGCAACCTGGCGGCGATTACCACGCCAATCGTTATCGGCTTCCTCGCCAGCGGTGATTCGTTTGCGCCGGCGATCACTTACATTGCAGTGCTGGCGTTGTTGGGGGCTTTGTCCTACGTGCTGCTGGTGGGCAAGGTCGAGCGCATCGAGCTGTAG
- a CDS encoding LLM class flavin-dependent oxidoreductase: MKSLSDVKFSALDLVPVRANGSPAQSLRNSLDLAQHVEKFGYNRFWVAEHHNMDGIASSATSVLLGYLAGGTSTIRVGSGGVMLPNHAPLVIAEQFGTLESLYPGRIDLGLGRAPGSDQMTARALRRERSGSADDFPEDVAELMAYLGPRTPDQRVIAVPGTGTNVPVWLLGSSLFSAQLAGERGLPYAFASHFAPRLMHEAIRVYRNHFKPSAVLDKPYVMLGIPLVAADTDEQADYLATSVYQRILALMRGQSLVQRPPVKSMDGLWLPHEKDAVGSFLGLAMVGSPAKIRAKLEVLIEQTGADELIFTCDLYEHADRIHSYELLAQLMKG; this comes from the coding sequence ATGAAATCGCTGTCCGACGTTAAGTTTTCCGCCCTCGACCTGGTGCCCGTACGCGCCAATGGTAGCCCGGCACAATCGCTGCGCAATTCCCTGGACCTGGCTCAGCATGTGGAAAAGTTCGGCTACAACCGTTTCTGGGTAGCCGAACACCACAATATGGACGGCATCGCCAGCTCGGCCACTTCGGTGTTGCTGGGGTATCTGGCCGGTGGCACCTCGACGATTCGTGTCGGTTCCGGCGGTGTGATGCTGCCCAATCACGCGCCGCTGGTAATCGCCGAGCAATTCGGCACCCTCGAAAGCCTGTACCCGGGCCGCATTGACCTGGGCCTGGGTCGCGCCCCCGGTTCCGACCAGATGACCGCCCGCGCCCTGCGCCGTGAGCGCTCCGGCAGCGCTGACGATTTCCCCGAGGACGTGGCCGAACTGATGGCCTACCTGGGCCCGCGCACCCCCGACCAACGGGTTATCGCCGTCCCCGGCACCGGTACCAACGTGCCTGTCTGGCTGCTGGGTTCGAGCCTGTTCAGCGCGCAACTGGCCGGCGAGCGTGGTTTGCCCTACGCCTTCGCCTCCCATTTCGCACCCCGTTTAATGCACGAAGCGATTCGCGTGTACCGCAATCACTTCAAGCCTTCGGCTGTGTTGGACAAACCCTACGTGATGCTGGGCATTCCGCTGGTGGCGGCCGATACCGACGAACAGGCCGATTACCTGGCGACCTCCGTCTACCAGCGCATTCTCGCGCTGATGCGCGGCCAAAGTCTGGTGCAGCGCCCACCGGTGAAAAGCATGGATGGCCTATGGCTGCCCCATGAAAAGGACGCGGTCGGCAGCTTCCTCGGCCTGGCCATGGTCGGCAGCCCGGCGAAGATTCGCGCCAAGCTCGAGGTGCTGATCGAACAGACCGGCGCGGATGAGTTGATCTTCACCTGCGACCTGTACGAGCACGCGGACCGGATTCATTCCTACGAGTTGCTGGCGCAGTTGATGAAGGGCTGA
- the trpA gene encoding tryptophan synthase subunit alpha translates to MSRLQTRFAQLKEQNRAALVTFVTAGDPGYDTSLAILKGLPGAGADVIELGMPFTDPMADGPAIQLANIRALEAKQNLAKTLQMVREFRKDNDETPLVLMGYFNPIHKYGVPAFIADAKNAGVDGLIVVDMPPEHNRELCDPAQAAGIDFIRLTTPTTDDVRLPTVLNGSSGFVYYVSVAGVTGAGAATLEHVEEAVTRLRRHTDLPISIGFGIRTPEQAAAIARLADGVVVGSALIDHIATAGSDRQAIDGVLSHCAALSEGVRNARK, encoded by the coding sequence ATGAGCCGCCTGCAAACCCGCTTTGCGCAACTCAAGGAACAAAACCGCGCCGCCCTGGTGACTTTCGTCACTGCCGGCGACCCGGGTTATGACACCTCGCTGGCGATCCTCAAAGGGTTGCCCGGCGCCGGCGCCGATGTGATCGAACTGGGCATGCCCTTCACCGACCCGATGGCGGACGGGCCGGCCATTCAGCTGGCCAACATCCGCGCGCTGGAGGCCAAGCAGAACCTGGCGAAAACCCTGCAGATGGTGCGTGAGTTCCGCAAGGACAACGACGAAACACCGTTGGTATTGATGGGCTATTTCAACCCGATCCACAAATACGGCGTGCCTGCATTCATCGCCGATGCCAAGAACGCCGGGGTAGACGGCCTGATTGTGGTAGACATGCCACCTGAGCATAACCGCGAGCTGTGCGACCCGGCGCAGGCCGCAGGCATCGACTTCATCCGCCTGACCACACCGACCACCGATGACGTACGCCTGCCGACCGTGCTCAACGGCAGCTCCGGTTTTGTGTATTACGTGTCGGTGGCCGGCGTGACCGGCGCCGGCGCCGCCACCCTGGAACATGTCGAAGAAGCCGTGACACGCCTGCGCCGCCATACCGACCTGCCGATCAGCATCGGTTTCGGCATTCGCACACCGGAACAGGCCGCCGCCATCGCCCGGTTGGCGGACGGTGTGGTGGTGGGCTCGGCGTTGATCGATCACATCGCCACCGCCGGCAGCGACCGGCAGGCTATCGATGGTGTGCTCAGCCACTGCGCAGCGTTGTCGGAAGGTGTACGTAACGCTCGTAAGTAA
- a CDS encoding LysR family transcriptional regulator produces MSRDLPPLNALRAFEATARLNSVSQAAEQLHVTHGAVSRQLKVLEEHLGVSLFVKEGRGLKLTDAGVRLRDASGEAFERLRDVCAELTQTGADAPFVLGCSGSLLARWLIPRLGRLNADLPDLRLHLSAGDGDLDPRRPGLDALLVFAEPPWPADMQVYELASERIGPVMSPRFSGYERLRQAPASALCGEALLHTTSRPQAWPSWAQQYGIAPNALKHGQGFEHLYYLLEAAVAGLGVAIAPQPLVAQDLLAGRLVAPWGFSETPAHLALWLPKRAADGRARQLAQWLKTELSRQPIQSPRLHSK; encoded by the coding sequence ATGAGCCGAGACCTTCCACCCCTCAACGCCCTGCGCGCGTTTGAAGCCACCGCGCGCCTCAACAGCGTCAGCCAGGCCGCTGAGCAACTGCATGTGACCCACGGGGCAGTCAGTCGCCAATTGAAGGTGCTCGAAGAACACTTGGGCGTCAGCCTGTTCGTCAAGGAGGGGCGTGGCCTTAAACTCACAGATGCGGGCGTGCGGCTGCGCGATGCCAGCGGCGAAGCGTTCGAGCGTTTGAGAGACGTGTGTGCGGAACTCACCCAGACCGGCGCCGACGCCCCCTTCGTACTCGGCTGTTCGGGCAGTTTACTGGCACGCTGGTTGATTCCGCGCCTTGGCCGCCTGAACGCTGACTTGCCGGACCTGCGCCTGCACTTGTCGGCGGGTGATGGTGATCTGGACCCGCGTCGTCCGGGGTTGGATGCGTTGCTGGTGTTCGCCGAACCGCCGTGGCCGGCCGATATGCAGGTATACGAGTTGGCCAGTGAGCGTATCGGCCCGGTCATGAGCCCGCGATTCAGCGGTTATGAGCGTCTGCGTCAGGCGCCTGCGTCGGCGTTGTGCGGTGAAGCGCTGCTGCACACCACGTCACGGCCCCAGGCGTGGCCCAGTTGGGCGCAGCAATACGGCATCGCACCGAATGCGTTGAAGCACGGGCAAGGGTTCGAGCATTTGTATTATTTGCTGGAGGCGGCTGTGGCCGGGCTGGGGGTGGCGATCGCGCCGCAGCCGCTGGTGGCGCAAGATCTGCTGGCCGGTCGCCTGGTGGCGCCTTGGGGGTTCAGCGAAACCCCGGCGCACCTGGCATTGTGGCTACCCAAGCGCGCCGCGGATGGGCGCGCCCGGCAGCTGGCGCAATGGCTCAAGACAGAGCTGTCGCGCCAACCGATTCAGTCACCGCGCTTGCACAGCAAGTAA
- a CDS encoding OsmC family protein, translating to MSIVKKASAHWEGDLKTGVGSISTETGVLREAPYGFKARFEGGKGTNPEELIGAAHAGCFSMAFSMILGDAGLKADSIDTQADVTLDQVEGGFAITAVHLTLKAKIPGASQAQFDELSKKAKEGCPVSKVLNATITLDGTLVN from the coding sequence ATGAGTATTGTTAAAAAGGCATCCGCGCATTGGGAAGGTGATCTGAAGACTGGTGTGGGCTCCATCTCCACCGAAACCGGTGTGCTGCGCGAAGCGCCCTACGGCTTCAAGGCCCGTTTCGAGGGCGGCAAGGGCACCAACCCGGAAGAGCTGATCGGTGCGGCCCATGCGGGCTGTTTCTCCATGGCGTTTTCCATGATTCTGGGCGATGCGGGCCTCAAGGCCGACAGCATCGACACCCAGGCCGACGTGACGCTGGATCAGGTCGAAGGGGGTTTTGCGATCACCGCCGTACACCTGACGCTCAAAGCCAAGATCCCAGGCGCCAGCCAGGCGCAATTCGATGAATTGAGCAAAAAGGCCAAGGAAGGGTGCCCGGTGTCCAAGGTTCTGAATGCAACCATCACTCTGGATGGCACGCTGGTTAACTGA
- a CDS encoding FAD-dependent oxidoreductase, whose product MAFDLVPPSDPRHAALQKGFNLRWPLGNVQGQSSPNGANLIYLCHNPQDIIDAAAQALAMPNGRITVRSGGHCYEGFVANVMPGVPHESLSILDIGQMNQVAYDPSGQIGSMLVPGSPRRYSVRLEPGCQNWDTTVALYKRANKTLPSGSCYSVGLGGHICGGGYGLLSRKHGLVCDWLDGVDLLVANVGGTGLVPVHVSRDSTDSAELDLFAACCGAGGGQFGIITSYYFKALPPAPTQVLWLALEWDWAQLTRPALERLLRAYQKWFADNQANPNTWGLSTKLEMRHLNTGNVTLGIHYVDKNGQLDDRAPFDDFVLSLLTAVGVSPRQSLVPFHVVHQPRDGQRGRRITSLQDARKAARQLDWLYATQSLNGSGDNQRGRYKSAYQKGEFTQRVLDAIWATLNWPDPEQQLTQSLIQIQSFGGRINEMEGPILAQTSAAQRSSYLKWQPQCYWHTADDGADQAHADWIRGLFNAAFTNGVPDDPEFEGCYINYPDLDMTYLGGDPANGKNPSWYGIFFPNTIIESRLRRTKQRWDPLNVFRNEMSVPHA is encoded by the coding sequence ATGGCATTTGATCTCGTCCCGCCTTCAGACCCCCGTCATGCCGCCTTGCAGAAGGGTTTCAACCTGCGCTGGCCGCTGGGCAACGTCCAGGGCCAATCCTCGCCCAATGGCGCCAACCTTATCTACCTGTGCCACAACCCGCAGGACATCATCGACGCCGCCGCGCAAGCCTTGGCCATGCCCAATGGCCGCATCACGGTGCGAAGTGGCGGTCATTGTTATGAAGGGTTTGTCGCTAACGTGATGCCCGGAGTGCCGCACGAGAGCCTGTCGATCCTGGATATCGGGCAAATGAACCAAGTCGCCTACGACCCGTCCGGACAGATAGGGTCAATGCTGGTGCCGGGCTCACCTCGTCGCTACAGCGTCCGCCTGGAACCCGGTTGCCAGAACTGGGACACCACCGTCGCACTTTATAAGAGGGCAAATAAAACCCTGCCAAGCGGCTCCTGCTATTCGGTGGGGCTTGGCGGGCATATCTGCGGCGGCGGTTATGGGTTGCTGTCGCGCAAACACGGGCTGGTCTGCGACTGGCTGGACGGCGTTGACCTGCTGGTGGCCAACGTCGGTGGAACGGGCCTTGTGCCTGTGCATGTGTCCCGGGACAGCACCGATAGCGCTGAGCTGGACCTGTTCGCCGCTTGCTGCGGTGCCGGAGGTGGGCAGTTCGGCATTATTACCAGTTATTACTTCAAGGCCCTGCCACCGGCGCCCACTCAGGTGCTTTGGCTGGCATTGGAATGGGATTGGGCGCAACTGACCCGTCCGGCTTTGGAGCGCCTGCTGCGGGCCTATCAAAAATGGTTCGCGGACAATCAGGCAAACCCCAATACCTGGGGCCTGTCGACCAAGCTGGAGATGCGCCACCTCAATACCGGCAACGTGACGTTGGGTATTCACTATGTCGACAAGAACGGTCAACTCGATGACCGGGCACCCTTCGACGACTTCGTGCTCAGCCTACTGACCGCCGTGGGCGTGAGCCCGAGGCAGTCGCTGGTGCCGTTCCACGTGGTGCATCAACCGCGCGATGGGCAAAGGGGGCGCCGCATTACTTCTCTGCAGGATGCCCGAAAAGCGGCGCGGCAACTGGACTGGCTGTACGCCACCCAATCGCTCAACGGCTCCGGTGACAATCAACGCGGTCGCTATAAATCGGCGTATCAGAAAGGCGAATTCACCCAGCGCGTGCTGGATGCGATCTGGGCCACGCTGAACTGGCCGGACCCTGAGCAGCAGTTGACCCAGAGCCTGATCCAGATCCAATCGTTCGGCGGGCGCATCAACGAGATGGAAGGCCCGATCCTGGCGCAGACATCCGCCGCTCAGCGCTCCTCGTACCTCAAGTGGCAGCCGCAATGTTACTGGCACACGGCGGACGACGGGGCGGACCAGGCCCACGCCGACTGGATCCGTGGGCTTTTCAACGCGGCATTCACCAACGGCGTGCCGGACGATCCGGAGTTCGAGGGCTGCTACATCAACTACCCGGACCTGGACATGACCTATCTCGGCGGCGATCCGGCGAATGGCAAGAACCCCTCGTGGTATGGGATCTTCTTCCCCAACACCATCATCGAGAGCCGCCTGCGCCGAACCAAGCAGCGATGGGACCCGTTGAATGTGTTCCGCAATGAAATGTCGGTGCCGCACGCGTAA
- the dgoD gene encoding galactonate dehydratase, whose product MKITKLTTFIVPPRWCFLKIETDQGVTGWGEPVVEGRAHTVAAAVEELSDYLIGKDPRNIEDIWTVLYRGGFYRGGAVHMSALAGIDQALWDIKGKALGVSVSDLLGGQVRDKIRVYSWIGGDRPADTARAAKDAVARGFTAVKMNGTEELQFLDSFEKVDLALANVAAVRDAVGPNVGIGVDFHGRVHKPMAKVLMKELDPYKLMFIEEPVLSENYEALKELAPLTSTPIALGERLFSRWDFKRVLSEGYVDIIQPDASHAGGITETRKIANMAEAYDVALALHCPLGPIALAACLQLDAVCYNAFIQEQSLGIHYNESNDLLDYVRDPGVFDYDQGFVKIPNGPGLGIEINEEYVIERAAIGHRWRNPIWRHADGSFAEW is encoded by the coding sequence ATGAAAATCACCAAACTGACGACCTTTATCGTCCCGCCTCGCTGGTGCTTCCTGAAAATCGAAACCGACCAGGGCGTGACCGGCTGGGGTGAACCCGTGGTCGAAGGCCGCGCCCATACCGTGGCCGCCGCCGTCGAAGAATTGTCCGACTACCTGATCGGCAAAGACCCGCGCAACATCGAAGATATCTGGACTGTGCTCTATCGCGGCGGCTTCTATCGTGGCGGCGCGGTGCACATGAGTGCGCTGGCCGGTATCGACCAGGCTCTGTGGGACATCAAGGGCAAGGCCCTCGGCGTGTCCGTCAGCGACTTGCTGGGTGGCCAGGTGCGCGACAAGATCCGCGTGTACTCGTGGATCGGCGGCGACCGCCCCGCCGACACCGCCCGCGCCGCCAAAGACGCCGTGGCCCGCGGCTTCACTGCGGTAAAAATGAACGGCACCGAAGAACTGCAATTCCTCGACAGCTTTGAAAAGGTCGACCTGGCCCTGGCCAACGTCGCCGCCGTGCGTGATGCGGTCGGCCCCAACGTCGGCATTGGCGTCGACTTCCATGGCCGCGTGCACAAGCCAATGGCCAAGGTGCTGATGAAGGAGCTGGACCCGTACAAGCTGATGTTCATCGAAGAGCCGGTGCTCAGCGAAAACTACGAAGCGCTCAAGGAACTGGCGCCGCTGACCAGCACCCCGATCGCCCTGGGCGAGCGCCTGTTCTCGCGTTGGGACTTCAAGCGTGTGCTGAGCGAAGGCTATGTCGACATCATCCAGCCCGACGCGTCCCACGCGGGCGGCATCACCGAAACGCGCAAGATCGCCAACATGGCCGAAGCCTATGACGTGGCCCTGGCCCTGCACTGCCCGCTGGGCCCGATCGCGCTGGCGGCGTGCCTGCAGCTGGATGCGGTTTGCTACAACGCGTTTATCCAGGAGCAGAGCCTGGGCATCCATTACAACGAGAGCAACGACCTGCTCGACTACGTGCGCGACCCCGGCGTGTTCGACTATGACCAGGGCTTCGTCAAGATCCCCAACGGGCCGGGCCTGGGCATTGAGATCAACGAAGAGTACGTGATCGAACGGGCTGCCATCGGCCACCGCTGGCGCAACCCGATCTGGCGCCACGCCGACGGCAGTTTCGCCGAGTGGTGA
- a CDS encoding dodecin, with protein MTDHHTYKKVELVGSSTTTIEDAIQNALAEASKSLKHLEWFEVTETRGHIEDGKVAHYQVTLKVGFRIASS; from the coding sequence ATGACCGATCACCACACTTACAAAAAAGTTGAACTGGTAGGTTCGTCCACCACCACTATCGAGGATGCGATCCAGAACGCATTGGCCGAGGCCAGCAAAAGCCTCAAGCACCTGGAATGGTTTGAAGTGACTGAAACGCGCGGTCATATCGAAGATGGCAAGGTCGCCCACTATCAGGTCACTCTGAAGGTGGGATTCCGAATTGCCAGCAGTTGA
- a CDS encoding DUF883 family protein translates to MANTSLRKASLESMEAEISSLLKSLESLKDDASDESRKTLKALKSNAENALKHSRHLITDAYEESKVKLRETGVATRDYAQEHPWTTAGVAVGALGLLAAYLLCKRGD, encoded by the coding sequence ATGGCTAACACTTCTTTACGCAAAGCGTCGCTGGAAAGCATGGAAGCCGAGATTTCGAGCCTGCTCAAGTCCCTTGAAAGCCTCAAGGACGATGCGTCGGATGAGTCGCGCAAAACCTTGAAGGCCCTGAAAAGCAATGCCGAGAATGCGCTCAAGCACTCCCGTCATCTGATCACCGATGCCTATGAAGAAAGCAAAGTGAAATTGCGCGAAACCGGCGTGGCAACTCGCGATTACGCGCAAGAGCACCCTTGGACCACTGCCGGCGTTGCCGTTGGCGCGCTGGGTCTGCTGGCGGCTTACTTGCTGTGCAAGCGCGGTGACTGA
- the trpB gene encoding tryptophan synthase subunit beta encodes MTQSQTDLRNGPDASGLFGAFGGRYVAETLMPLILDLAREYEAAKIDPAFNEELAYFQRDYVGRPSPLYFAERLTEYCGGAKIYLKREELNHTGAHKINNCIGQILLARRMGKKRIIAETGAGMHGVATATVAARFGLQCVIYMGTTDIERQQANVFRMKLLGAEVIPVVAGTGTLKDAMNEALRDWVTNVDSTFYLIGTVAGPHPYPAMVRDFQAVIGKETRTQLQAQEGRLPDSLVACIGGGSNAMGLFHPFLDDKSVDIIGVEAAGHGIETGKHAASLNGGVPGVLHGNRTFLLQDDDGQIIDAHSISAGLDYPGIGPEHAWLHDIGRVQYTSVTDDEALDAFHKCCRLEGIIPALESAHALAEVFKRAPTLPKDHLMVVNLSGRGDKDMQTVMHHMEQSQQEKH; translated from the coding sequence ATGACTCAGTCCCAGACCGACCTACGCAACGGCCCAGACGCCAGCGGCCTGTTTGGCGCGTTCGGCGGCCGCTACGTCGCTGAAACCCTGATGCCGTTGATCCTCGACCTGGCCCGCGAATACGAAGCGGCCAAGATTGATCCGGCGTTCAACGAGGAATTGGCCTACTTCCAGCGCGACTACGTTGGTCGCCCAAGCCCGCTGTATTTTGCCGAACGTCTGACCGAATACTGCGGCGGCGCCAAGATCTACCTCAAGCGCGAAGAGCTGAACCACACCGGCGCGCACAAAATCAATAACTGCATCGGTCAGATCCTGCTGGCGCGACGCATGGGCAAAAAACGCATCATCGCCGAGACCGGCGCCGGCATGCACGGCGTGGCCACCGCCACGGTAGCCGCGCGTTTCGGCCTGCAATGCGTGATTTACATGGGCACCACCGACATCGAGCGCCAGCAGGCCAACGTGTTCCGCATGAAGCTATTGGGCGCCGAAGTGATTCCGGTGGTTGCCGGCACCGGCACCCTCAAAGACGCCATGAACGAAGCCCTGCGCGACTGGGTCACCAACGTCGACAGCACTTTCTACCTGATCGGCACCGTAGCGGGTCCACACCCATACCCTGCAATGGTCCGCGACTTCCAGGCCGTGATCGGCAAGGAGACCCGCACGCAGCTGCAAGCCCAGGAAGGCCGCCTGCCGGACAGCCTGGTGGCGTGCATCGGCGGCGGCTCCAACGCCATGGGCCTGTTCCACCCGTTCCTGGACGACAAGAGCGTGGACATCATCGGCGTCGAAGCGGCCGGCCACGGCATCGAGACCGGCAAGCACGCCGCCAGCCTCAACGGCGGCGTACCCGGCGTACTTCACGGCAACCGCACCTTCCTGTTGCAGGACGACGATGGCCAGATCATCGACGCCCACTCGATTTCCGCCGGCCTGGACTACCCCGGCATCGGCCCGGAACACGCCTGGTTGCATGACATCGGCCGCGTCCAATACACCTCGGTGACCGACGACGAAGCCCTCGACGCCTTCCACAAATGCTGCCGCCTGGAAGGGATTATTCCTGCACTGGAAAGCGCCCATGCCTTGGCCGAAGTGTTCAAACGCGCACCGACCTTGCCGAAAGATCACCTGATGGTGGTTAACCTGTCCGGCCGTGGCGATAAAGACATGCAGACCGTGATGCATCACATGGAACAGTCCCAGCAGGAGAAACACTGA
- a CDS encoding 2-dehydro-3-deoxy-6-phosphogalactonate aldolase codes for MLKQALAQNGLIAILRGLRPDEAQAVGQVLYDAGFRVIEVPLNSPDPYTSIRTLRDSLPADCLIGAGTVLTPEQVEQVKAAGGQVIVMPHSDAKVLRAAKAAGLYLSPGVATPTEAFAALGEGADVLKLFPAEQMSPAVIKAWLAVLPAGTLLLPVGGITPDNMQVFTDAGAKGFGLGSGLFKPGMTVDQVASRAQAYVAAWKALS; via the coding sequence ATGCTCAAGCAAGCACTCGCACAAAACGGTCTGATCGCAATTCTGCGCGGCCTGCGCCCGGACGAAGCCCAGGCGGTCGGCCAGGTGCTGTACGACGCCGGTTTTCGCGTGATCGAAGTTCCGCTCAATTCACCGGACCCCTACACCAGCATCCGCACCCTGCGCGACAGCCTGCCCGCCGATTGCCTGATCGGCGCCGGCACCGTGCTGACGCCCGAGCAGGTGGAGCAGGTAAAGGCCGCCGGTGGCCAGGTGATCGTCATGCCCCACAGCGATGCCAAGGTCTTGCGCGCTGCCAAGGCGGCTGGCCTGTACCTGTCGCCGGGCGTGGCCACGCCCACCGAAGCCTTTGCCGCACTGGGCGAAGGCGCTGACGTCTTGAAGCTGTTCCCGGCCGAGCAAATGAGCCCGGCGGTGATCAAGGCGTGGCTGGCGGTATTGCCGGCGGGCACGTTGCTGCTGCCGGTGGGCGGTATTACCCCGGACAACATGCAGGTGTTCACCGACGCCGGCGCCAAAGGGTTCGGGCTGGGTTCCGGGTTGTTCAAACCGGGTATGACCGTGGATCAGGTAGCGAGCCGCGCCCAGGCTTATGTCGCCGCCTGGAAAGCCCTGAGCTGA
- a CDS encoding DUF1161 domain-containing protein, giving the protein MKKLLLAVGLLSLAGTALAAGKSCEDLKSEIAAKIDAKGASGYSLEVVDKGASTDAKLVGTCEGGTKEIVYKRG; this is encoded by the coding sequence ATGAAGAAGCTTCTGTTAGCCGTAGGTTTGTTGAGCCTGGCAGGTACCGCCCTGGCGGCGGGCAAGTCGTGTGAAGACCTCAAAAGTGAAATTGCGGCGAAAATCGACGCCAAAGGGGCTTCGGGCTATTCGCTGGAAGTCGTCGACAAAGGCGCTTCTACCGACGCCAAATTGGTCGGCACTTGCGAGGGTGGCACCAAGGAAATCGTCTACAAACGCGGTTAA